Proteins encoded by one window of Gambusia affinis linkage group LG17, SWU_Gaff_1.0, whole genome shotgun sequence:
- the LOC122847243 gene encoding rhotekin-like isoform X1: MADRNQEERVLQQIEREVRLQEGAHKLLAACSQRDQALEASKSLLTCNARILALLGQLQGMRRAQILEREGHGSVGARGLSGTHDFTGSRLSEDAAPCAGKVSLSDLRIPLMWKDSEYFKNKGELHRCAVFCLLQCGSDIHDTDLVMVDRTLTDICFEDAVVFDEVGPGFSLRVELYSCCAAEDFPPAAPAPRRMSFFLGGTSGSSSGKRIRAAFESVSAYGSVCPGGGTARPGHVSPPSALGPKYKLLAQTTLTIEHVREGFKTHDLTLSATEDSPFWLPLYGNMCCRLVAQPLCMTQPAMRGQLKIKLEDADHWGNFYCVLVGQTLLCYRSGEDLESEDEPLLVIPVTKDTRVCPSESDPVHGLQISISTQPERGNVTYAASAQNAADLPGWNKALQQHVYNLSQWKRRCDEAMKVEAPPSRKPKTAKQGSLFHEMGNDSKSAAALLHSSISGMTHHVSDFRGFSWRCFIFSSSFERIS, encoded by the exons ATGGCCGACAGGAACCAG GAGGAGAGAGTGCTGCAGCAGATTGAGAGGGAGGTGCGCCTGCAGGAGGGAGCCCACAAACTGCTGGCCGCCTGCTCCCAGAGGGATCAGGCCCTGGAGGCCTCCAAGAGCCTGCTGACCTGCAACGCCCGCATCCTGGCTCTGCTCGGCCAGCTGCAGGGGATGAGGAGAGCACAGATCTTAGAGAGAGAGGGACACGGGTCAGTAGGAGCACGGGGATTGAGCGGTACGCATGATTTCACTGGAAG CAGGTTATCTGAAGATGCGGCGCCATGTGCTGGGAAAGTGTCACTTTCTG ACCTGCGAATCCCCCTGATGTGGAAAGACTCGGAGTACTTCAAAAACAAAGGAG AGCTGCATCGCTGCGCTGTGTTCTGCCTGCTTCAGTGCGGCTCAGACATCCACGACACCGACCTGGTGATGGTGGACAGGACGCTGACCGACATCTGCTTCGAGGACGCGGTCGTGTT CGACGAGGTGGGTCCGGGCTTCTCGCTCCGCGTCGAGCTCTACAGCTGCTGCGCGGCCGAGGATTTCCCTCCGGCGGCCCCGGCTCCCAGGAGAATGAGCTTCTTCCTGGGCGGCACGTCGGGAAGCTCCTCTGGGAAAAGGATCCGGGCCGCGTTTGAGTCTGTGTCTGCGTACGGCTCCGTCTGCCCAGGTGGCGGGACCGCGAGGCCTGGACATGTTTCACCTCCTTCTGCACT AGGCCCCAAGTATAAGCTGTTGGCTCAGACAACACTGACTATTGAACATGTCAGAGAGGGTTTCAAGACGCATGATTTAACACTTTCAGCAACAG aggATAGTCCATTCTGGTTGCCTCTGTACGGAAACATGTGCTGCCGCTTAGTCGCTCAGCCTTTATGCATGACTCAGCCAGCGATGAGGGGCCAACTTAAGATCAAG CTTGAGGACGCAGACCATTGGGGAAACTTCTACTGTGTCCTCGTCGGCCAAACGCTTCTCTGCTATCGAAGTGGAGAAGACTTGGAGTCGGAGGACGAGCCTCTGCTTGTAATCCCCGTCACAAAG GATACCAGGGTGTGTCCGTCTGAGAGCGATCCTGTCCACGGGCTACAGATTAGCATTAGCACGCAGCCTGAAAGAGGGAATGTGACGTACGCAGCTTCCGCCCAGAACGCTGCAGACTTGCCAGGCTGGAACAAGGCCCTCCAGCAACATGTCTACAACCTGA GTCAGTGGAAACGCCGCTGCGATGAGGCGATGAAGGTTGAGGCGCCGCCGTCCAGGAAACCCAAAACGGCCAAGCAGGGGTCTCTGTTTCATGAAATGGGTAACGACTCTAAAAGCGCAGCGGCGCTGTTGCATTCAAGCATTTCTGGGATGACGCACCACGTCTCTGATTTCAGGGGTTTTTCTTGGAGGTGTTTtatcttttcctcctctttcgAAAGGATTAGttaa
- the LOC122847243 gene encoding rhotekin-like isoform X2: MADRNQEERVLQQIEREVRLQEGAHKLLAACSQRDQALEASKSLLTCNARILALLGQLQGMRRAQILEREGHGSVGARGLSGTHDFTGRLSEDAAPCAGKVSLSDLRIPLMWKDSEYFKNKGELHRCAVFCLLQCGSDIHDTDLVMVDRTLTDICFEDAVVFDEVGPGFSLRVELYSCCAAEDFPPAAPAPRRMSFFLGGTSGSSSGKRIRAAFESVSAYGSVCPGGGTARPGHVSPPSALGPKYKLLAQTTLTIEHVREGFKTHDLTLSATEDSPFWLPLYGNMCCRLVAQPLCMTQPAMRGQLKIKLEDADHWGNFYCVLVGQTLLCYRSGEDLESEDEPLLVIPVTKDTRVCPSESDPVHGLQISISTQPERGNVTYAASAQNAADLPGWNKALQQHVYNLSQWKRRCDEAMKVEAPPSRKPKTAKQGSLFHEMGNDSKSAAALLHSSISGMTHHVSDFRGFSWRCFIFSSSFERIS, translated from the exons ATGGCCGACAGGAACCAG GAGGAGAGAGTGCTGCAGCAGATTGAGAGGGAGGTGCGCCTGCAGGAGGGAGCCCACAAACTGCTGGCCGCCTGCTCCCAGAGGGATCAGGCCCTGGAGGCCTCCAAGAGCCTGCTGACCTGCAACGCCCGCATCCTGGCTCTGCTCGGCCAGCTGCAGGGGATGAGGAGAGCACAGATCTTAGAGAGAGAGGGACACGGGTCAGTAGGAGCACGGGGATTGAGCGGTACGCATGATTTCACTGGAAG GTTATCTGAAGATGCGGCGCCATGTGCTGGGAAAGTGTCACTTTCTG ACCTGCGAATCCCCCTGATGTGGAAAGACTCGGAGTACTTCAAAAACAAAGGAG AGCTGCATCGCTGCGCTGTGTTCTGCCTGCTTCAGTGCGGCTCAGACATCCACGACACCGACCTGGTGATGGTGGACAGGACGCTGACCGACATCTGCTTCGAGGACGCGGTCGTGTT CGACGAGGTGGGTCCGGGCTTCTCGCTCCGCGTCGAGCTCTACAGCTGCTGCGCGGCCGAGGATTTCCCTCCGGCGGCCCCGGCTCCCAGGAGAATGAGCTTCTTCCTGGGCGGCACGTCGGGAAGCTCCTCTGGGAAAAGGATCCGGGCCGCGTTTGAGTCTGTGTCTGCGTACGGCTCCGTCTGCCCAGGTGGCGGGACCGCGAGGCCTGGACATGTTTCACCTCCTTCTGCACT AGGCCCCAAGTATAAGCTGTTGGCTCAGACAACACTGACTATTGAACATGTCAGAGAGGGTTTCAAGACGCATGATTTAACACTTTCAGCAACAG aggATAGTCCATTCTGGTTGCCTCTGTACGGAAACATGTGCTGCCGCTTAGTCGCTCAGCCTTTATGCATGACTCAGCCAGCGATGAGGGGCCAACTTAAGATCAAG CTTGAGGACGCAGACCATTGGGGAAACTTCTACTGTGTCCTCGTCGGCCAAACGCTTCTCTGCTATCGAAGTGGAGAAGACTTGGAGTCGGAGGACGAGCCTCTGCTTGTAATCCCCGTCACAAAG GATACCAGGGTGTGTCCGTCTGAGAGCGATCCTGTCCACGGGCTACAGATTAGCATTAGCACGCAGCCTGAAAGAGGGAATGTGACGTACGCAGCTTCCGCCCAGAACGCTGCAGACTTGCCAGGCTGGAACAAGGCCCTCCAGCAACATGTCTACAACCTGA GTCAGTGGAAACGCCGCTGCGATGAGGCGATGAAGGTTGAGGCGCCGCCGTCCAGGAAACCCAAAACGGCCAAGCAGGGGTCTCTGTTTCATGAAATGGGTAACGACTCTAAAAGCGCAGCGGCGCTGTTGCATTCAAGCATTTCTGGGATGACGCACCACGTCTCTGATTTCAGGGGTTTTTCTTGGAGGTGTTTtatcttttcctcctctttcgAAAGGATTAGttaa
- the LOC122847243 gene encoding rhotekin-like isoform X4, whose translation MADRNQEERVLQQIEREVRLQEGAHKLLAACSQRDQALEASKSLLTCNARILALLGQLQGMRRAQILEREGHGRLSEDAAPCAGKVSLSDLRIPLMWKDSEYFKNKGELHRCAVFCLLQCGSDIHDTDLVMVDRTLTDICFEDAVVFDEVGPGFSLRVELYSCCAAEDFPPAAPAPRRMSFFLGGTSGSSSGKRIRAAFESVSAYGSVCPGGGTARPGHVSPPSALGPKYKLLAQTTLTIEHVREGFKTHDLTLSATEDSPFWLPLYGNMCCRLVAQPLCMTQPAMRGQLKIKLEDADHWGNFYCVLVGQTLLCYRSGEDLESEDEPLLVIPVTKDTRVCPSESDPVHGLQISISTQPERGNVTYAASAQNAADLPGWNKALQQHVYNLSQWKRRCDEAMKVEAPPSRKPKTAKQGSLFHEMGNDSKSAAALLHSSISGMTHHVSDFRGFSWRCFIFSSSFERIS comes from the exons ATGGCCGACAGGAACCAG GAGGAGAGAGTGCTGCAGCAGATTGAGAGGGAGGTGCGCCTGCAGGAGGGAGCCCACAAACTGCTGGCCGCCTGCTCCCAGAGGGATCAGGCCCTGGAGGCCTCCAAGAGCCTGCTGACCTGCAACGCCCGCATCCTGGCTCTGCTCGGCCAGCTGCAGGGGATGAGGAGAGCACAGATCTTAGAGAGAGAGGGACACGG CAGGTTATCTGAAGATGCGGCGCCATGTGCTGGGAAAGTGTCACTTTCTG ACCTGCGAATCCCCCTGATGTGGAAAGACTCGGAGTACTTCAAAAACAAAGGAG AGCTGCATCGCTGCGCTGTGTTCTGCCTGCTTCAGTGCGGCTCAGACATCCACGACACCGACCTGGTGATGGTGGACAGGACGCTGACCGACATCTGCTTCGAGGACGCGGTCGTGTT CGACGAGGTGGGTCCGGGCTTCTCGCTCCGCGTCGAGCTCTACAGCTGCTGCGCGGCCGAGGATTTCCCTCCGGCGGCCCCGGCTCCCAGGAGAATGAGCTTCTTCCTGGGCGGCACGTCGGGAAGCTCCTCTGGGAAAAGGATCCGGGCCGCGTTTGAGTCTGTGTCTGCGTACGGCTCCGTCTGCCCAGGTGGCGGGACCGCGAGGCCTGGACATGTTTCACCTCCTTCTGCACT AGGCCCCAAGTATAAGCTGTTGGCTCAGACAACACTGACTATTGAACATGTCAGAGAGGGTTTCAAGACGCATGATTTAACACTTTCAGCAACAG aggATAGTCCATTCTGGTTGCCTCTGTACGGAAACATGTGCTGCCGCTTAGTCGCTCAGCCTTTATGCATGACTCAGCCAGCGATGAGGGGCCAACTTAAGATCAAG CTTGAGGACGCAGACCATTGGGGAAACTTCTACTGTGTCCTCGTCGGCCAAACGCTTCTCTGCTATCGAAGTGGAGAAGACTTGGAGTCGGAGGACGAGCCTCTGCTTGTAATCCCCGTCACAAAG GATACCAGGGTGTGTCCGTCTGAGAGCGATCCTGTCCACGGGCTACAGATTAGCATTAGCACGCAGCCTGAAAGAGGGAATGTGACGTACGCAGCTTCCGCCCAGAACGCTGCAGACTTGCCAGGCTGGAACAAGGCCCTCCAGCAACATGTCTACAACCTGA GTCAGTGGAAACGCCGCTGCGATGAGGCGATGAAGGTTGAGGCGCCGCCGTCCAGGAAACCCAAAACGGCCAAGCAGGGGTCTCTGTTTCATGAAATGGGTAACGACTCTAAAAGCGCAGCGGCGCTGTTGCATTCAAGCATTTCTGGGATGACGCACCACGTCTCTGATTTCAGGGGTTTTTCTTGGAGGTGTTTtatcttttcctcctctttcgAAAGGATTAGttaa
- the LOC122847243 gene encoding rhotekin-like isoform X5 gives MADRNQEERVLQQIEREVRLQEGAHKLLAACSQRDQALEASKSLLTCNARILALLGQLQGMRRAQILEREGHGLSEDAAPCAGKVSLSDLRIPLMWKDSEYFKNKGELHRCAVFCLLQCGSDIHDTDLVMVDRTLTDICFEDAVVFDEVGPGFSLRVELYSCCAAEDFPPAAPAPRRMSFFLGGTSGSSSGKRIRAAFESVSAYGSVCPGGGTARPGHVSPPSALGPKYKLLAQTTLTIEHVREGFKTHDLTLSATEDSPFWLPLYGNMCCRLVAQPLCMTQPAMRGQLKIKLEDADHWGNFYCVLVGQTLLCYRSGEDLESEDEPLLVIPVTKDTRVCPSESDPVHGLQISISTQPERGNVTYAASAQNAADLPGWNKALQQHVYNLSQWKRRCDEAMKVEAPPSRKPKTAKQGSLFHEMGNDSKSAAALLHSSISGMTHHVSDFRGFSWRCFIFSSSFERIS, from the exons ATGGCCGACAGGAACCAG GAGGAGAGAGTGCTGCAGCAGATTGAGAGGGAGGTGCGCCTGCAGGAGGGAGCCCACAAACTGCTGGCCGCCTGCTCCCAGAGGGATCAGGCCCTGGAGGCCTCCAAGAGCCTGCTGACCTGCAACGCCCGCATCCTGGCTCTGCTCGGCCAGCTGCAGGGGATGAGGAGAGCACAGATCTTAGAGAGAGAGGGACACGG GTTATCTGAAGATGCGGCGCCATGTGCTGGGAAAGTGTCACTTTCTG ACCTGCGAATCCCCCTGATGTGGAAAGACTCGGAGTACTTCAAAAACAAAGGAG AGCTGCATCGCTGCGCTGTGTTCTGCCTGCTTCAGTGCGGCTCAGACATCCACGACACCGACCTGGTGATGGTGGACAGGACGCTGACCGACATCTGCTTCGAGGACGCGGTCGTGTT CGACGAGGTGGGTCCGGGCTTCTCGCTCCGCGTCGAGCTCTACAGCTGCTGCGCGGCCGAGGATTTCCCTCCGGCGGCCCCGGCTCCCAGGAGAATGAGCTTCTTCCTGGGCGGCACGTCGGGAAGCTCCTCTGGGAAAAGGATCCGGGCCGCGTTTGAGTCTGTGTCTGCGTACGGCTCCGTCTGCCCAGGTGGCGGGACCGCGAGGCCTGGACATGTTTCACCTCCTTCTGCACT AGGCCCCAAGTATAAGCTGTTGGCTCAGACAACACTGACTATTGAACATGTCAGAGAGGGTTTCAAGACGCATGATTTAACACTTTCAGCAACAG aggATAGTCCATTCTGGTTGCCTCTGTACGGAAACATGTGCTGCCGCTTAGTCGCTCAGCCTTTATGCATGACTCAGCCAGCGATGAGGGGCCAACTTAAGATCAAG CTTGAGGACGCAGACCATTGGGGAAACTTCTACTGTGTCCTCGTCGGCCAAACGCTTCTCTGCTATCGAAGTGGAGAAGACTTGGAGTCGGAGGACGAGCCTCTGCTTGTAATCCCCGTCACAAAG GATACCAGGGTGTGTCCGTCTGAGAGCGATCCTGTCCACGGGCTACAGATTAGCATTAGCACGCAGCCTGAAAGAGGGAATGTGACGTACGCAGCTTCCGCCCAGAACGCTGCAGACTTGCCAGGCTGGAACAAGGCCCTCCAGCAACATGTCTACAACCTGA GTCAGTGGAAACGCCGCTGCGATGAGGCGATGAAGGTTGAGGCGCCGCCGTCCAGGAAACCCAAAACGGCCAAGCAGGGGTCTCTGTTTCATGAAATGGGTAACGACTCTAAAAGCGCAGCGGCGCTGTTGCATTCAAGCATTTCTGGGATGACGCACCACGTCTCTGATTTCAGGGGTTTTTCTTGGAGGTGTTTtatcttttcctcctctttcgAAAGGATTAGttaa
- the LOC122847243 gene encoding rhotekin-like isoform X3 — MADRNQEERVLQQIEREVRLQEGAHKLLAACSQRDQALEASKSLLTCNARILALLGQLQGMRRAQILEREGHGSVGARGLSGTHDFTGSRLSEDAAPCAGKVSLSDLRIPLMWKDSEYFKNKGELHRCAVFCLLQCGSDIHDTDLVMVDRTLTDICFEDAVVFDEVGPGFSLRVELYSCCAAEDFPPAAPAPRRMSFFLGGTSGSSSGKRIRAAFESVSAYGSVCPGGGTARPGHVSPPSALGPKYKLLAQTTLTIEHVREGFKTHDLTLSATEDSPFWLPLYGNMCCRLVAQPLCMTQPAMRGQLKIKLEDADHWGNFYCVLVGQTLLCYRSGEDLESEDEPLLVIPVTKDTRVCPSESDPVHGLQISISTQPERGNVTYAASAQNAADLPGWNKALQQHVYNLSQWKRRCDEAMKVEAPPSRKPKTAKQGSLFHEMVTPSSPRKCPAVPDLSGEMRTLLSSYYSESY, encoded by the exons ATGGCCGACAGGAACCAG GAGGAGAGAGTGCTGCAGCAGATTGAGAGGGAGGTGCGCCTGCAGGAGGGAGCCCACAAACTGCTGGCCGCCTGCTCCCAGAGGGATCAGGCCCTGGAGGCCTCCAAGAGCCTGCTGACCTGCAACGCCCGCATCCTGGCTCTGCTCGGCCAGCTGCAGGGGATGAGGAGAGCACAGATCTTAGAGAGAGAGGGACACGGGTCAGTAGGAGCACGGGGATTGAGCGGTACGCATGATTTCACTGGAAG CAGGTTATCTGAAGATGCGGCGCCATGTGCTGGGAAAGTGTCACTTTCTG ACCTGCGAATCCCCCTGATGTGGAAAGACTCGGAGTACTTCAAAAACAAAGGAG AGCTGCATCGCTGCGCTGTGTTCTGCCTGCTTCAGTGCGGCTCAGACATCCACGACACCGACCTGGTGATGGTGGACAGGACGCTGACCGACATCTGCTTCGAGGACGCGGTCGTGTT CGACGAGGTGGGTCCGGGCTTCTCGCTCCGCGTCGAGCTCTACAGCTGCTGCGCGGCCGAGGATTTCCCTCCGGCGGCCCCGGCTCCCAGGAGAATGAGCTTCTTCCTGGGCGGCACGTCGGGAAGCTCCTCTGGGAAAAGGATCCGGGCCGCGTTTGAGTCTGTGTCTGCGTACGGCTCCGTCTGCCCAGGTGGCGGGACCGCGAGGCCTGGACATGTTTCACCTCCTTCTGCACT AGGCCCCAAGTATAAGCTGTTGGCTCAGACAACACTGACTATTGAACATGTCAGAGAGGGTTTCAAGACGCATGATTTAACACTTTCAGCAACAG aggATAGTCCATTCTGGTTGCCTCTGTACGGAAACATGTGCTGCCGCTTAGTCGCTCAGCCTTTATGCATGACTCAGCCAGCGATGAGGGGCCAACTTAAGATCAAG CTTGAGGACGCAGACCATTGGGGAAACTTCTACTGTGTCCTCGTCGGCCAAACGCTTCTCTGCTATCGAAGTGGAGAAGACTTGGAGTCGGAGGACGAGCCTCTGCTTGTAATCCCCGTCACAAAG GATACCAGGGTGTGTCCGTCTGAGAGCGATCCTGTCCACGGGCTACAGATTAGCATTAGCACGCAGCCTGAAAGAGGGAATGTGACGTACGCAGCTTCCGCCCAGAACGCTGCAGACTTGCCAGGCTGGAACAAGGCCCTCCAGCAACATGTCTACAACCTGA GTCAGTGGAAACGCCGCTGCGATGAGGCGATGAAGGTTGAGGCGCCGCCGTCCAGGAAACCCAAAACGGCCAAGCAGGGGTCTCTGTTTCATGAAATGG
- the LOC122847243 gene encoding rhotekin-like isoform X6 — MADRNQEERVLQQIEREVRLQEGAHKLLAACSQRDQALEASKSLLTCNARILALLGQLQGMRRAQILEREGHGLSEDAAPCAGKVSLSDLRIPLMWKDSEYFKNKGELHRCAVFCLLQCGSDIHDTDLVMVDRTLTDICFEDAVVFDEVGPGFSLRVELYSCCAAEDFPPAAPAPRRMSFFLGGTSGSSSGKRIRAAFESVSAYGSVCPGGGTARPGHVSPPSALGPKYKLLAQTTLTIEHVREGFKTHDLTLSATEDSPFWLPLYGNMCCRLVAQPLCMTQPAMRGQLKIKLEDADHWGNFYCVLVGQTLLCYRSGEDLESEDEPLLVIPVTKDTRVCPSESDPVHGLQISISTQPERGNVTYAASAQNAADLPGWNKALQQHVYNLSQWKRRCDEAMKVEAPPSRKPKTAKQGSLFHEMVTPSSPRKCPAVPDLSGEMRTLLSSYYSESY, encoded by the exons ATGGCCGACAGGAACCAG GAGGAGAGAGTGCTGCAGCAGATTGAGAGGGAGGTGCGCCTGCAGGAGGGAGCCCACAAACTGCTGGCCGCCTGCTCCCAGAGGGATCAGGCCCTGGAGGCCTCCAAGAGCCTGCTGACCTGCAACGCCCGCATCCTGGCTCTGCTCGGCCAGCTGCAGGGGATGAGGAGAGCACAGATCTTAGAGAGAGAGGGACACGG GTTATCTGAAGATGCGGCGCCATGTGCTGGGAAAGTGTCACTTTCTG ACCTGCGAATCCCCCTGATGTGGAAAGACTCGGAGTACTTCAAAAACAAAGGAG AGCTGCATCGCTGCGCTGTGTTCTGCCTGCTTCAGTGCGGCTCAGACATCCACGACACCGACCTGGTGATGGTGGACAGGACGCTGACCGACATCTGCTTCGAGGACGCGGTCGTGTT CGACGAGGTGGGTCCGGGCTTCTCGCTCCGCGTCGAGCTCTACAGCTGCTGCGCGGCCGAGGATTTCCCTCCGGCGGCCCCGGCTCCCAGGAGAATGAGCTTCTTCCTGGGCGGCACGTCGGGAAGCTCCTCTGGGAAAAGGATCCGGGCCGCGTTTGAGTCTGTGTCTGCGTACGGCTCCGTCTGCCCAGGTGGCGGGACCGCGAGGCCTGGACATGTTTCACCTCCTTCTGCACT AGGCCCCAAGTATAAGCTGTTGGCTCAGACAACACTGACTATTGAACATGTCAGAGAGGGTTTCAAGACGCATGATTTAACACTTTCAGCAACAG aggATAGTCCATTCTGGTTGCCTCTGTACGGAAACATGTGCTGCCGCTTAGTCGCTCAGCCTTTATGCATGACTCAGCCAGCGATGAGGGGCCAACTTAAGATCAAG CTTGAGGACGCAGACCATTGGGGAAACTTCTACTGTGTCCTCGTCGGCCAAACGCTTCTCTGCTATCGAAGTGGAGAAGACTTGGAGTCGGAGGACGAGCCTCTGCTTGTAATCCCCGTCACAAAG GATACCAGGGTGTGTCCGTCTGAGAGCGATCCTGTCCACGGGCTACAGATTAGCATTAGCACGCAGCCTGAAAGAGGGAATGTGACGTACGCAGCTTCCGCCCAGAACGCTGCAGACTTGCCAGGCTGGAACAAGGCCCTCCAGCAACATGTCTACAACCTGA GTCAGTGGAAACGCCGCTGCGATGAGGCGATGAAGGTTGAGGCGCCGCCGTCCAGGAAACCCAAAACGGCCAAGCAGGGGTCTCTGTTTCATGAAATGG
- the LOC122847243 gene encoding rhotekin-like isoform X7, with translation MADRNQEERVLQQIEREVRLQEGAHKLLAACSQRDQALEASKSLLTCNARILALLGQLQGMRRAQILEREGHGSVGARGLSGTHDFTGSRLSEDAAPCAGKVSLSDLRIPLMWKDSEYFKNKGELHRCAVFCLLQCGSDIHDTDLVMVDRTLTDICFEDAVVFDEVGPGFSLRVELYSCCAAEDFPPAAPAPRRMSFFLGGTSGSSSGKRIRAAFESVSAYGSVCPGGGTARPGHVSPPSALGPKYKLLAQTTLTIEHVREGFKTHDLTLSATEDSPFWLPLYGNMCCRLVAQPLCMTQPAMRGQLKIKLEDADHWGNFYCVLVGQTLLCYRSGEDLESEDEPLLVIPVTKDTRVCPSESDPVHGLQISISTQPERGNVTYAASAQNAADLPGWNKALQQHVYNLITPSSPRKCPAVPDLSGEMRTLLSSYYSESY, from the exons ATGGCCGACAGGAACCAG GAGGAGAGAGTGCTGCAGCAGATTGAGAGGGAGGTGCGCCTGCAGGAGGGAGCCCACAAACTGCTGGCCGCCTGCTCCCAGAGGGATCAGGCCCTGGAGGCCTCCAAGAGCCTGCTGACCTGCAACGCCCGCATCCTGGCTCTGCTCGGCCAGCTGCAGGGGATGAGGAGAGCACAGATCTTAGAGAGAGAGGGACACGGGTCAGTAGGAGCACGGGGATTGAGCGGTACGCATGATTTCACTGGAAG CAGGTTATCTGAAGATGCGGCGCCATGTGCTGGGAAAGTGTCACTTTCTG ACCTGCGAATCCCCCTGATGTGGAAAGACTCGGAGTACTTCAAAAACAAAGGAG AGCTGCATCGCTGCGCTGTGTTCTGCCTGCTTCAGTGCGGCTCAGACATCCACGACACCGACCTGGTGATGGTGGACAGGACGCTGACCGACATCTGCTTCGAGGACGCGGTCGTGTT CGACGAGGTGGGTCCGGGCTTCTCGCTCCGCGTCGAGCTCTACAGCTGCTGCGCGGCCGAGGATTTCCCTCCGGCGGCCCCGGCTCCCAGGAGAATGAGCTTCTTCCTGGGCGGCACGTCGGGAAGCTCCTCTGGGAAAAGGATCCGGGCCGCGTTTGAGTCTGTGTCTGCGTACGGCTCCGTCTGCCCAGGTGGCGGGACCGCGAGGCCTGGACATGTTTCACCTCCTTCTGCACT AGGCCCCAAGTATAAGCTGTTGGCTCAGACAACACTGACTATTGAACATGTCAGAGAGGGTTTCAAGACGCATGATTTAACACTTTCAGCAACAG aggATAGTCCATTCTGGTTGCCTCTGTACGGAAACATGTGCTGCCGCTTAGTCGCTCAGCCTTTATGCATGACTCAGCCAGCGATGAGGGGCCAACTTAAGATCAAG CTTGAGGACGCAGACCATTGGGGAAACTTCTACTGTGTCCTCGTCGGCCAAACGCTTCTCTGCTATCGAAGTGGAGAAGACTTGGAGTCGGAGGACGAGCCTCTGCTTGTAATCCCCGTCACAAAG GATACCAGGGTGTGTCCGTCTGAGAGCGATCCTGTCCACGGGCTACAGATTAGCATTAGCACGCAGCCTGAAAGAGGGAATGTGACGTACGCAGCTTCCGCCCAGAACGCTGCAGACTTGCCAGGCTGGAACAAGGCCCTCCAGCAACATGTCTACAACCTGA